The genome window GAGATAAAGTTGTATATACTGCCACTAAATAGCGGTGTTTCTATATTGATAGTGGTGTTGTTTTCTTCGGTTTTGCTGTTTTTGGTTGCTTGTTTTTGTGGCACTGTCACAGAGACATCAAGAATGGGCGTTGCGTTAGGGCTTTTGGTTTTTATAAAAGAGTAGGTATCATGCCAATTAATACTTTTGTAAATATCAAGCGTTGTTTGTTCTTCTGAGCCATCAAGGTTGATATAATTTATAGTAATACTTTTTAAAATTCTCGCATCAGAATTAAAATTAAAATCTTGTCTTTGAAAGGGACTTAATTTTATAAATTCAGGATCTTTTTGCTGCATATCGTTGTCGAAAGGATTGTCTTTTGCATTTAAGCATATACAGGAAAGCACAAACAATACCAAAAACTTAATTCTCATGCGAAGTTTCTCCTTTAAGTCTTAAAAGTTGTAAATATTCTTTTTGCGCTTGGGCGTTTTTTGCTTTTA of Campylobacter sp. 2014D-0216 contains these proteins:
- a CDS encoding AMIN domain-containing protein; the encoded protein is MRIKFLVLFVLSCICLNAKDNPFDNDMQQKDPEFIKLSPFQRQDFNFNSDARILKSITINYINLDGSEEQTTLDIYKSINWHDTYSFIKTKSPNATPILDVSVTVPQKQATKNSKTEENNTTINIETPLFSGSIYNFISLSFYNNKINIKTEDKMLRNLSIGDPTKIIIDFAKKQNFNTKTLQVNTARVKKVVFGSHKEYYRLVIYLDGKYSYDYSHSENLHTFSYR